A stretch of the Aegilops tauschii subsp. strangulata cultivar AL8/78 chromosome 4, Aet v6.0, whole genome shotgun sequence genome encodes the following:
- the LOC109775145 gene encoding vacuolar protein sorting-associated protein 9A, giving the protein MEGGADAFGSSTAPLAWHDFLERMRQPSAAEFVKSIKGFIMTFSNREPDPERDSAAVQEFLENMEGAFRAHTPWAGSSEEELESAGEGLEKYVMTKLYNRVFASVPEDVKSDEELFEKISLLQQFIHPENLDIKPEYQNETSWLLAQKELQKINMYKAPRDKLACILNCCKVINNLLMNASHMSHDNPPGADEFLPVLIYVTIKANPPQLHSNLLYIQRYRCQSRLVSEAQYFFTNLLSAESFIWNIEAESLSMDERDFQKKMDLARERLLGLSVSSENQENQTNLDVGEHRSQALKASGNSDVNLHLKDHVQGPVQDMKRESDVSSKSVERVQSISDLEKKGATELVKDDDLSKIFQEYPFLFARAGDLTVADVDNLLNSYKQLVLKYVALSKGMGVAPETPLVQSKQTAPDLQISEEPENVKNVVNSCDSTEESSKTHEDIKNEIPDSEVRNISTQQVAVDPSGDQKTLKDESSDQPEHA; this is encoded by the exons ATGGAGGGCGGCGCCGACGCCTTCGGGTCCTCGACCGCGCCGCTGGCCTGGCACGACTTCCTCGAGCGCATGCGCCAGCCTTCCGCCGCCGAATTCGTCAAGTCCATAAAGGG CTTTATCATGACGTTCTCAAACAGAGAACCTGATCCAGAGAGAGATAGTGCAGCTGTTCAAGAGTTCCTTGAAAATATGGAAGGTGCTTTCAGAGCTCACACTCCTTGGGCTGGCAGTTctgaagaagaactagagagtgcCGGTGAG GGCCTCGAGAAGTATGTTATGACAAAGCTGTATAATCGGGTATTTGCTTCAGTCCCGGAAGATGTGAAGAGCGACGAAGAGCTTTTTGAGAAGATTTCTCTACTACAGCAGTTTATACATCCTGAAAACTTGGATATAAAACCAGAATATCAGAATGAAACATCATGGCTG CTTGCGCAAAAGGAGCTACAGAAGATAAACATGTATAAGGCTCCAAGGGATAAGCTTGCTTGCATCCTGAACTGTTGTAAAGTCATCAATAACTTACTTATGAATGCTTCTCATATGTCACATGATAACCCCCCTGGAGCTGACGAATTTCTTCCAGTCCTCATCTACGTCACCATAAAG GCTAATCCTCCGCAGTTACACTCAAATCTTTTATACATACAAAGATACAGGTGCCAATCACGACTGGTGTCAGAGGCTCAATATTTTTTTACAAACCTCCTATCTGCCGAGTCTTTCATTTGGAACATTGAGGCGGAATCATTATCCATGGATGAACGAGATTTCCAAAAGAAGATGGATTTGGCAAGGGAACGCTTGTTAGGATTATCAGTTAGCTCAGAGAACCAGGAGAATCAGACCAATCTTGATGTGGGGGAGCATAGATCACAAGCACTAAAAGCTAGTGGAAATTCCGATGTCAACCTACACTTGAAAGATCATGTCCAAGGTCCAGTTCAGGACATGAAAAGGGAAAGTGATGTGAGCAGTAAATCAGTTGAGCGGGTGCAATCTATCTCTGATTTAGAGAAGAAGGGAGCTACAGAGCTTGTCAAGGATGACGACTTGAGCAAAATATTCCAGGAATACCCATTTCTATTTGCCCGTGCTGGTGATCTGACAGTTGCTGATGTAGATAACCTTTTAAACTCTTACAAGCAACTAGTACTTAAGTACGTCGCACTCTCTAAGGGCATGGGTGTCGCCCCTGAAACGCCTcttgttcagagcaagcaaaccGCACCAGATCTTCAGATATCCGAGGAGCCTGAGAATGTGAAGAATGTTGTAAATAGTTGCGACAGCACTGAAGAAAGCAGCAAGACTCATGAGGACATTAAAAATGAAATTCCTGACTCAGAAGTCAGGAACATTAGTACGCAACAAGTTGCTGTTGATCCAAGTGGTGATCAGAAGACACTAAAAGATGAATCATCAGATCAGCCAGAGCATGCGTGA